AAGTGCTGTTATACGGATGGCTCTAATAAACATTTGATGGACACAGTGAAGTCAGGAAAACCTCCAAATCTCAATAGATTTCTCCAGTAAAAGATACACAAGTAGCATATGCAAAAATGCTATACACTTTTATTAGCCACCGTGGAAACACAAATCCAAGTCACAACAAGGCACTGCTTTCCCCCTGTGATGGCTATAATCATAAGGGCAGTAATTACAGGAGTTCAAGTGAGGAGGTGGGGAAATtagaaccctggtgtgctgctagTGGGAATGTTATAAATGGAGCAGTCATTATGGAAGTTCAGCAGGTTCCTCCAAAAGTTAAACACGAAataaccatatgacccagcaattacaCTTCTGGTTATATACACAAACTTGTAGACAAATGtgcacagcagcattattcacactagcctaaaagtggaaacaattcaaatgtccatcaacagacaaatgtttaaataaaatgtagtatatccataaaatggagtATTATTCCATGGTAAGGAATGAAAACCTGATACATGCTACACCATGAATGAACCTGCAAAACGTggcaaaaaaaggcaaaagtgaGACACAAAAGACCTGTCATGATCATACTGTATGACTCAATTTGcataaatgtccagaataggcaaatccgcAGAGACAGAATTAGTGGTTGCTAAGAGACAGTGGGGCAGAGGTGATGAAGGGTGACTGCTTATAGTCATGGGGTTTCCTTTTGGAGTGATGAAGATGTTCTGAATTCAGACAGCAGTGATGGTTGCACATCATTATGAGTGTACTAACTGTACTAATGGTAACACTGTAAAAGGGTCaattttatggcatgtgaattatatctcaaagttGTTAtagcatggaaaaaaaaagaaaaagccttccagaaagacagacaataaaaagagacaaaaaagatcTGAGACAGGATCAACTCAGCAAACCCAACATCTGAGTGACAGCAGTTTCagagagacaaaacaaaacaagtgagggaattattttttaaaaattaatgtaagaCTACTTCTCAGAAACAAAAGGTCTGAGTCTACACATACAAGTGGCCTATTAACCACTGGTGCAAAGACCCATTCCAGGACACAGCATCTAGAACCTTCACAAGAGGTGAAGTGAAGACTTAACAGCTTCCAAGGACTGAGAACTGGATCGGCCTCAAACTTTTAGgcacaagtgaaagtgaaagtcttagttactcagtcgtgtccagctgttttgtgatcccatggactgtagccctccaggctcctctgtccatggaattatccaggaaagaaaactggagggggttgccatctccttctccaggggatcttcccgaccctggggctgaacccacatcttctgcattgcagttagattctttaccatctgaaccaccagggaaatccacactttatttttttttttttaagcacaagtAATGGAAGCTAAGTATAATACAGCCTCTTTAAGGTTCtaagggaaaattattttcaattttatttaatattatatatatatatctacatttatataaaaataatgggtatttattattttcaacttTACACTCAGCCAAACTATATGAGGTCCGAAAAAAGACATGGTGGTTTCCAAAAATTTATCTCCAACTGAAGGTGTGTTCCAGTAAAGTGAAGGACTAAACCCAGGAAAACAGAAGACCACATGATCCAAAAAGCAGGAAAGTAGCTACGGGCAGTCTCAGGTGATGAAAAGGGAAGTCTCCGGACAGCAGCTAGGTAGCAGGCCTAGATAGCAACTTGGCCAGACCACAGCCGGGGACAGAGGGCGCTGGGAGAAAACAGGAGATTATGAGATGATCTGATACGTCTGCACACCTGGGAAACAATGTCGATGGTGGGCTGGCAGATCTTGTGGGGcatgtgaaaaaaattacaaataagagCTTAGAAAACAAAGTATACAGAAGAGGAGGCAACCATTCTTTTTAGGAAAAACAAGACGTATCAGACAATGAAATCATACTACAAGGCTCTGCAGTGAACATCACTTACATGCTCACAGTAAACAGAAATACTGGTTGTTTTTTTAACCCCAAACTGATGTAATATATGGAGGGTGGGGCACAGGAAGTGGAGGTGACAGAGCTAAATATGAACTGTTATAGCCGATTTCAATACATGATGATGACTAACTTAAGAGGAAATGAAAGgtattcccatttaaaaaaaaaatgaaagaaatattgaaGGTAGATACCAGAAGACAGAGCAGTTGAGAGCTGAAGGTGGGGAAGGCTGAGGAAGAAGGCCAGAGGGCTGGATGGTTTCTATTAGAAGCAGTTCAGGATCCATGCCGCTGCTCTGATTTTGTAAATACTAGTATTGTAAGAAGTCATTAGGTATATACCTCACAACAGTTCCCTGCTGTGACATCAAAGCTGGGAACTGGCCTAGAGACAGTAGAAACAGGGACTCTGCAGCATCAAGGGGTGTCTTcctcaggccctgcccaccaggggTTAGTGGGATGCTTCGTCCCTTCTGGACAATCTAAGGACCTGTCCCTCCTGGCTGGTCTGTGGAGGGGAGCAAACTGGAGGCCAGAGCTTCCCTTCCCTGTATCAACCACCTGTGACTCCAGCCTCCCTACATATTCCTAGATCTTTCTTGAACTAATTTCTCAGGGGAATTTTTGGGAACAGGTATGGTATAAACATAAACCTAAGTGGGGAAGTAGATGATTTCTGTCTCACCCATTCACAGTTCCTCACACCTGCTGAGCCCACAGTTAGATCCTtgatgcttggcacacagtaggtgctcaataaggaACTGCTGAAGGTATAATTATAGTGCCAAGTTTCTGTGCTTGGTACTTCATCAGACCTTGAACAAGTACTACTACATCAGACGGTAGGACTATCTCCACattacaggtaaggaaacaggctcagagaaaccTGCCCAGGTCACTTCCCTAGTAAGGAATGAGCTGGGATTTAACCCCGGGGGCGGCTGACCCCACAGCCTATGCAACTAGCAGCTGCTGACGTAAATTCTTTCTGGAAAAAGGCTGGTTATGTAGGTGgatagaaggaagaaaagcaagaatGAAAATAAGAGGTGGGCTCACAACTGAGCCTAAGAAGAGAACTTAAAGAGACTCCCCGTGCCGAACCCTGGAGACTTAGGGCTGGCACCCCCACAGTCTGCCCCAGCCAGCCGGCCTCGCAGTACCCACCTTCTTCAGAGAGGTTGTTCTCTTTGGTCTCCTTGTCCATCTGGCAGCACCAGCCCTCCAGCCGTTCCGTTTCTGCCTGGAGCAGCTTCAGGAACCAGTAGCCGTCCCGGCGGCAGGCCCCGGGCTGCGCGGGCTCTGCCGGGGAGCTGGAGGAGGTCTCCAGCCAGGGGTCGGGCGGGGGCAGCGAGGACGCCTCCAAGGCAGGGTCGCTGTTGTCTCCATAGGAGAGGTTGCGCTTGATCTGGGCAATCTTGGGGGCCTGCCGGGGGCCGGCATCGATGCTGATGGAGTTGGGGTGCGGGGTGCAGTCTGGGAGGCTCTTCTCAGAGGACTTACAGCTTGAGTCATTGGCATCCTGGGTATCCGAGTCGGTGTCCCGTCGGGAGGACATGCTGTGAGAGGGGGCACTGCTtctgtggggggcagggagggaacggcgtggaggaggggtggggacagGAAAGGGTGAGTCACCAAGAGGGTCAGAGACCAGAGGCCACCCCGACCCGGACACACGGGAGACAGAGAAACGGATGCATCGTCTGCTCACCATGCGCCTGAAGCGGGTCCCACAGCCCCGTCTCATTCTCAGCTCAGCCCCCCGCCCTGCCCGCACACGCACACACGGACAAGGTCATAAGGTTGCCTGTTTACTGCAGCGGGGCCAGGAAGCCCACCAACATTGGGGGTGCTGGGCCGTGACTCCGCCCGGCCTCAGTCCCCGTGGCTGATTCCTCTCACGGAGCAAGCGCTCACCCTTGCTCATCAGCACACCCGGCCGCCCCGCCCGCCCAGCCTCCCACGCCTGGACCACCGCCCGCACCCCCAACCCAGCTTGGTTCTTAGAAATCCAGCAAGGAGAAGTGGGTTagggagagcaggaggaggaggcgcGGGAGAGGtgagagcagagggagggagaggagaggggagaggcagcCACCACCTCGGTGCCACTTACCGCCAGTCGTCCTCTACCTGAACCCCGATGGACTGGAATTTGGTAGCGGGACTGGGCTCCTCGTTTGGCACTGGCTGAATGCAGTCAACCTTATTGAAGGACAACGACAGCCACGGCACGgggacaaagacaaaaataaaaaaacaaacaccacacTTGCTGCTGAAATTCACATTAGTGGGACGACGCAAACGGACGAGCGGACAGACGCACACGAGGCATGCGGACACTGCACGTGGGCCCGAGGCCGGACCAGGTGAAGCCGGGCACTGCTCATTCGCGCGGAGGCGGGAGGGCAGGCGGgcaggaggtgggatggggtggagaggaCCGCCTTTCCCTACTCTGAGGAGGGTGCCATCACATCGATCGCTTTGGGTCCGTTGTCCTCCGAGAGGTGGGAACCGTTCCTTCTAGTCCTCTCCTTTACACGcatcagagagaagaaaaaaaaaaaaaggacaacgaaagagaaagaaaacacacacacacaaagccacaGCCGTTATCTGGTGTAGTTGAAGCCGGGCTGTCTCGAGGCAGAGGTCactcccccaaccctgcagctgAAGGGCAGGCTGGGGGCGCCACACGAGGGGCAAACCTTGGGCAGCAGTTCTGGATTTGAAAGCTGTCACCAAGGCCACAGCCGGCCCAGTCCCTGGGCCCTACGGGACGCCATCCCTGGGCCTTGATCACACTCAGCTAAGGTTACCTTCAGCACCAAGTGGGCCGGGGGGGCAGTAGGACCAGGGCCACGCGCAAGGCCTGCACTCTCTCTCTATACCAGGGATGCTCTGGGCCTACCTTTCATTCCTGGGACAGAGGTATGTGGCCACAGAGTAGCCAGGCCAGCCCCCCCATCACCCCTCATGAATGAGGGAGAACCCACGTTTGAGCAATTTGAGGAACTAAGGGATGGGACGAGGGTTGCTGGGACTGTCACTGGAAATTGGAAGCTCTGGTCTCTTGGCTTCACAGAGGCTAGAGAGGCTTCCTGGGACGGGGCTGAGTGCCTGGCACCTCCCCACCATGGAGGGTGTAACTGCATGTCTTCTTCAGCTATAGCCAGCTCAGGGGACGTGGCATCACTGGCTCCCAGGAACTGCTTGGAGAGcttggatgggggtggggtgatcCGACAGGGAGAAGCCTAGATGGGCCCGAGAGCCAGAGTTCGCAGCCCTGTGTGAGCCTCTGAGTGAAAGAATCAGGGTGAGTCTAACTCTCCCTCGGGTCTTCTGTAAAGATGAGAGCGTCTGGTTTGGCCAAAGAGAGGGTGGGGCTGCCCAACCAAGACTAGGCTGTTTTCTGTACCCCTCAGAATCCCTCCAGAGTGACGTGCAAGCCAGGGGCTGAACTTCTTACGAAGGAGACCAGAAAACAAGTCTCCCGGCCAACTTTCTTGTGTCCGTGGCGAAACTGTAGCCCAGAGCTGCCTAAACTCTGCCTCCCCAAGAAGCAAGTGCAAGCATCTGGCCAGTGAGCCATCTCTGGTCCATTCAGCCCTCCTTAGAGTCCCATGTTCCTTCTGTAATTCTGGTGCTTTGTCGTGCACTTGGCCAGGGGTGGCCGGGGAAACGGAGAGCCTGTCTGATCTAAGCCACCATGCACGCCACCTGGATGTCCTTGATCGCCATTTGGGTTAGGAGGGGCTCTGCCATCCCCAAGCTCTCAGCCCACTGTAGCTGCCCTCCccacgccccacccccgcccggaGCGTGCTTTACTTAATTAAGGACGTAGCACAGCTCTTGAAAGTCGCCAGGCGGGGCCCAGGTTTCCCCTGCTCAGCTCACAGCACAAGTACTGCTATGAGATCATGCTACCGCGCAGCAGTGCGGGGGAAGCTAGCGCACCCGGCCCTGCTGTGCTCTGCGGTCACGAGTGCGCTGTGAGCCCGGCTTCCCGAGGCATCTCCTGGCTTTGGCCCCTCGGTCCCAGGGAATTATCTGCCTGGATCGTTTCTTGCGGAGGGAGGCGTCAGGACCAACGTCCCACTTCTCAATCTGTTGTGGGCCTGGCACCTTGAGCAACCTACCTGTCCCCAAGGCCTGAGAAGGCTCTGGGCAAAGTCCCCCTGGAGCAACCCCCAAGGCTCCAGGGCCCTGGGTCCTGGTCCCCCCGGCCCTTGGCGTCTATGCTCCACGCTGCTCCCACCACCAGGCAGGGCTGCAGCCTCCGCACCTGAGCTGACCTTGGATCAGAGAACTGTCGGGCCAGTCCTGTCTCCCACATGTCGGCTGGCAGGGCAAAGGGTGGAGTGAACAGACAGACAAAGGACAGGCAAACAGTGGACAGGAGATGGCTGGCTGAGTGTAACTACATTCACCGGGACAACCCATCGCTGGAGCGGGGACACGTGCCCACAGCTGCACGGCCCACACCACGTTCGGGCGACCTCGAGGAAGGCATGGCTTATGGGTGGAATTTGGTTTGGCCACTTGGGGCCGACCCCCCAAAACAGACAAACCACCGTGACCCAGGAGACCTAGTGGGCCTCCGCCAGATGTAATTACACGCAGGCAGGTGCGCGGTGCAGGCCGAGGACAGAGTGCGAAAGGGGCCCCTACTTGTATTCCTATAGATGACAGTTTCCTTTTGGGGATGGCCTCGGGGTGGGATTCAGAGCTGGTCAGCGTCCCTTGTTCGCTCTTCAGAGCTGCATGTTTTGGGGGTGGCTCGGGGGCCTCGGGGGCTGGGGTAACACCGCCCCGTGTCACGCTGGGTGGGCGGGTACTGCTGTCCAGGCTGTCCGAGGAGTTGCTCAGGCCAGACTGGCTCGTCACTTCGCTCTTGTGGTCCTGGCTGTCCAGGTAGGTGTCCTGGGCAGACTCGGTGCTGCTCTGGACTGTGACAGAGATGAACGGCTTTGACGTGGTGCGTGGAGGGACCGGTGGCGGGGTCTTCTTATACGCCACTAGGCATGATGAACCTGCAGATGGGTgagaggaaggcaggggaggGGTGAAGCCGCCAGCCCTCTGGAGTCCCTTTCAGGGCTGAGGCCCCACCTGACCCGACCCTAGCTCTGGCCTCGGTGAGGATTTCTGGAGGAGAATGGGGGTCAGACACAGCCATGACCAAGACAGACAGACCTGAGCCCTGCCCATCCTCATGCTGAGCCAAGGTCAAGTCTAGTGGGGGATGCCCACAGGGAACAACACCACCCTCCGCCTCTTAGTCCCACACAAAGGGATTATCCAGCTGGGGCAAACATGGTGACAGCAGAGGTGTGGTCAGGACAGTTCAAGAATGGTTAACCTCACCTGTCCTCAAGTGCAGAGACCTGCCACCCCCCTTCTCGGTCTTTCCTTCCTGCTCTACCTTCCCTCCCCTCGCTGCTCCGCTGCCGGAGGCCCCCTCCCTGTCTGGTCAAAGACCAGCGCATCCTTCAGGGCTCAGTTATCCTTCCCCACAGGGTGCCATTCCCACCCTACCACCCCACCTCATTATGTGAAAACCCCACACACCAGTCTGCCTCCCCCAAGACTTCATCGCACCCAGTCAGGCTCTCTATTTCCAGCAAgactcagggaactaagacctgcCCTGGGTGGGAAGTAGGGTCTCAGAGTCCCGTTCCGGTCCTGGCCCAGGGCTGGCTCCACTTTCGGTCTGAAACAGGAGACGCTGGTCAACTAGCAGAAGCTACTTCCTCTGAGGGGTGGGGTCACATCCAGTGGCTTTTCTTGGCATCTTAACTCCAACTGTCCGTTCCCCAGTGAGGACGGAAACAGCCTCTACCAAGGTGAGGCCCACAGGGAGCAAAAGCCAGAGGAGGGGCTTTAAGCCTGGCCTTCAAGGGGCTGCCAATCAAGGTGATGGTGACGGCCCAGTGGGAACCCTCGAAACGAGGCTCAGAGCCACCAGGGCCGTGGACAAGGCACAGGAGAACCCATTCATCTGCCCCATGAGACATCACTGTGCAAACACCAGAATGGCCAAAATGAGAAACGgcgacaacaccaaatgctgctGAGGATGTGGGAAAATGGAATCACTCGCACAtggctggtgggagtgtaaaatgatacaaccacctggaaaacaatctggcagtttcttttaaaatcaaacaTGCAAATATCATACAACCCAATAACCACACTCTTGGGCATCTAGCCCACAGAAATGATAACACGTTCACAAAAAACTTAGCCATGTATGTTCAAGGCAACTGTATGTGATATAGGcctaaactggaaacaacccgGAAGTCCTTCAATGGGTGAGCAGCTGTGGTGCACCCAGACCATGGGAGACCACTCAGCAACCGAGAGAAAGGAACCACTGATGTAAGCAACCACTTGGGTGAATCTCAAGTGAATCATGCCTCGTGAAAAAGCTATCTCAAAAGTTACAGAGCACGTGattctatttataaaacattacTGAAATGACCTAATTACAGAGATGGGAACAGATGTGCGGAGACTAGGGGGAGAAAGTGAGGAAGAGGCTGGAGTGACTTGGTTATAAAAGGGTGACAGGGAAGACCCCAGCATGTGCTCACTGGTGGGAGCTGTGTATCTTGGCCGTGCCGATGGACACAGGCACCTGCACTTGTGATGAAAGCAGTGGATGAAATGCACCACAGGTGATACAAGTGAAGACGGCGGAATCTGAGTAAGACCGCCGGGCTGTATCTGTGTCAGTATTCCGGCTATGACAGCAGACTACAGGTCTGCAAGATTTTATCACTGAAGGAAACCGGGTAACGGGTACCAGGATCCTTCTGTATTATTTCCTGCCAGTGTATGCAAATTACCACTGCCTAAAAAGaaaaagccgactcactggaaaagaccctgatgctgggagggattgggggcaggaggagaaggggacgacagaggatgagatggctggatggcatcaccgactcgatggacgtgagtttgagcaaactccaggagatggtgaaggacagggaagcctggtgtgctgcagtccatgtggacataaagagttagacacgactgagtgaccaaacaacaacaaaaataaaaaatgcaatttaGACAGTCCGCCTGTTCACCTGACAGACACGTGTACTAGGCCAGGCCCATACTGGGGACTAGGAAAGCCAGGGGCCCTCCTCAGCAGAGCGACAGCCGAGTGCCTCAACAACAACAGAGGCCACCCCAGGAAAGCCCCGGAGCCAGGAGCCACGTCTCGTGCCCGCCCCAGGTGACTCTGCTCCGGGAGCTTtcagtcccttctctgttcagaATTCCCCAGCCCTGCTTGGGGAGCCcctcagacacacacacctgCTACATCACTGAGGTCAGACAGCCCAGGGCCAGCGCAGCTCTGACTGCTTTCTCGTTCTGAGGGAGACAGGCCTAGGGGTGAGCCAAAAGTTTaccactccccagcccctggtggGAGACTGGACTGGTTCTCAGACCAGGCCCGGGGCAGTCTCCCTCAAGAGCTGACACAGAGAGCAGCCTGTTGAAGCCCACGACCAGCAGAGCCCGGACTCACCAGGGATTTCATGATTCATTTGTTTGGTTGGCCTGAAAGTTCCAAGGAAGCTTCAGTGGAGTTTTCTTCCCCAGATCAGGAGGAAACCTCAATCTGCTCAAAATGCTTAAAGGGGGACACGTCCCTAAGAACATCTCCCTAAAGGGGGTGGCAGTGAGCGTGAGGACCCAGAATTGGGCTCTAAGCCTAGCTGAGGCCCTGTGATCACAGGCGAGGTCCTTGTCCCCCACCTGTGCTGTCGGCTGACACTGGCCTGAAGGAGTCAATCTGTGCGGGGACGTGCCCCACCCAGGACACTATGGGACCGTCCACAGTTGAGGGCCTGTACAGAGGGCTGACCCTCCAGTCTCTGTCAGGGTGTGTAGGCCGGAGTCCTGCTGATGTACTCACtcattagagagagagagaaagtgaactAGGGAGGCCAGGCCAGATAGCCAGGTGTGGTAAAAGAAAAGTGAACTTACCTTGGATTCTCTACGTCTCTAGGGGCACAGGTGACAGTCAGACAAGTGGTGTGACTAATGGAGTGGGTTTTGAGCCTTGGGGCCTCTGTGGGTGGGAGGCAGCACTCATTGTGAGCACTGTACCCACCCAGGGCAGGAGGATGGGGCCTGACTCTAAGGAACAGCCCTCATTTCACAGGCATGAAATGCCAAGAAATACAGGCCAACACCTCCGCAGCCCCTTCCAGCATCCAGATGCAGCCAGCCTGTGTTCTCAACTCCTGCACTTCCTCCCACCTCGGGGCTTTTACACATGCTGTCCCTTCTGCCTGGAAGGCTTCTCTCAGCTCCTCAGGTTTCAGGGGTCACTTCCTCCCTGAGGCCTCCCCTGACTGCTCCCTAATCTCGCGTCTCTCAGGATCTCCATCAGAGTACCTGCCACATTTGTCATCGCTCATCTCAGCATTTACTCGCCAGTGGTTACAGGCCTGACGTGGATGGGGGACTCTGTCTGTCTTGGCACAGCAGGTCGTATCCCAGGCCCATGGTGATGTCTCAAGCACAGAAAGCTCTCAATAAGTATTCGCTGAATAAGAAAAAGAACCTCACCACTACAAAAAAGCCCTCGGGTGCTGAAAATCAGGATTTAGCCACAGTGAAGGCTTCCGGCACTTTAGAACCTGAGGTTCTAGTCCCATCCCAACTCTGGAGCCCATTCTTCTTGGTCCCACTTTCCCATGCTGACAGCCTCACCTCccgccctcccaccccctcagcaTGCCCCTTCAAGCTTCAGAGAgccctcccaccctttcccaaaCATGCCACACTCTTCATGCACCGAAGCCCTCTTGCACATGCATCATCTCAGGCAAAACCCCTCTGCACATCCTCCATGTTTCCTGCCCTCCGGCccagccctccacccccagccctttCTGGCCCAGGCAGTCTGACCCTCTCCTCTGGAGCACTCAGGCCCATGGCCAAGTCTCCGACTGAGTGTGTGTCCCATGCATGTGGGCAGCTGGGCCCCAGTCCAGAGGGTGCACAACCATCATTTGCTAATGAACTTTAGAGGAAGCAAATGCCCCGAGCCCCAAGATGTTGGCACCGGCCAGGATGTGACTGCGGCCCTCCCTGCCCCGTGTGGAGACGTTCTGTGCGCCACACTTGACACCGGCGTGGTGAGTGGGGCCAACTCTGTGTCCATTCACTCTGGAAAGCTTTCAGACCTGCCCTGGGAAGCGTGGAGATCGCTCCAGGATGACTAGCTCCTCCAGCTGgttcttgtgtgtgtttttaaagattCTGAGAGAAGTGTCTACTGAGCCCTAGCACTGTCTGCGCACTGCACTGCTGAGCCCTGGGGGCCGcgtgcctccctgccctctcctcGGCCCGGCCGGTCCCTCACGCCCAGGATCAGACAGAAGCCGGCTGTGCGAGGCCACCTGCCCCCGACCCCAGACATCCAGCCcagtctccccaccccactctgcaCAAGCCCTTGCTTCTTCTGAGAAGGGGCCCCCTTTGTCTCATTACTGCCTTCTGCACCAAGGTTTTACCCAGCAAACTCTCAGCTTGGAATAAATTTGCTTCTGcacgttgtttttttttttttttcatgtcaagATACAGAAGATGGCCAATCAGAGTTCAGGTGCTCAGAGGAGTGGCTGTGGTTCCCTAGCAACCTCAGGATGCTAGCCCCCCTGCAAGTGCTTTGGAGGCCCAGCCTGGCCCTCAGGTCTGCTGGTGCCCAGGAGCCGAGCAGGAAGCAGCCTTAACAATGTGGGAGCCACGGCCATAGGCTCTGCAGAAGAGCCAGTGGACC
The Bos indicus x Bos taurus breed Angus x Brahman F1 hybrid chromosome 13, Bos_hybrid_MaternalHap_v2.0, whole genome shotgun sequence genome window above contains:
- the DLGAP4 gene encoding disks large-associated protein 4 isoform X6, which translates into the protein MGLALGRGLALGTPHQEGKGRGAGLSGRGSSCLVAYKKTPPPVPPRTTSKPFISVTVQSSTESAQDTYLDSQDHKSEVTSQSGLSNSSDSLDSSTRPPSVTRGGVTPAPEAPEPPPKHAALKSEQGTLTSSESHPEAIPKRKLSSIGIQVDCIQPVPNEEPSPATKFQSIGVQVEDDWRSSAPSHSMSSRRDTDSDTQDANDSSCKSSEKSLPDCTPHPNSISIDAGPRQAPKIAQIKRNLSYGDNSDPALEASSLPPPDPWLETSSSSPAEPAQPGACRRDGYWFLKLLQAETERLEGWCCQMDKETKENNLSEEVLGKVLSAVGSAQLLMSQKFQQFRGLCEQNLNPDANPRPTAQDLAGFWDLLQLSIEDISMKFDELYHLKANSWQLVETPEKRKEEKKAPPPVPKKPAKSKPAVSRDKASDAGDRQRQEARKRLLAAKRAASVRQNSATESADSIEIYVPEAQTRL
- the DLGAP4 gene encoding disks large-associated protein 4 isoform X8, whose product is MKSWGRQTGSSCLVAYKKTPPPVPPRTTSKPFISVTVQSSTESAQDTYLDSQDHKSEVTSQSGLSNSSDSLDSSTRPPSVTRGGVTPAPEAPEPPPKHAALKSEQGTLTSSESHPEAIPKRKLSSIGIQVDCIQPVPNEEPSPATKFQSIGVQVEDDWRSSAPSHSMSSRRDTDSDTQDANDSSCKSSEKSLPDCTPHPNSISIDAGPRQAPKIAQIKRNLSYGDNSDPALEASSLPPPDPWLETSSSSPAEPAQPGACRRDGYWFLKLLQAETERLEGWCCQMDKETKENNLSEEVLGKVLSAVGSAQLLMSQKFQQFRGLCEQNLNPDANPRPTAQDLAGFWDLLQLSIEDISMKFDELYHLKANSWQLVETPEKRKEEKKAPPPVPKKPAKSKPAVSRDKASDAGDRQRQEARKRLLAAKRAASVRQNSATESADSIEIYVPEAQTRL
- the DLGAP4 gene encoding disks large-associated protein 4 isoform X7, encoding MALCLELLKQCSSCLVAYKKTPPPVPPRTTSKPFISVTVQSSTESAQDTYLDSQDHKSEVTSQSGLSNSSDSLDSSTRPPSVTRGGVTPAPEAPEPPPKHAALKSEQGTLTSSESHPEAIPKRKLSSIGIQVDCIQPVPNEEPSPATKFQSIGVQVEDDWRSSAPSHSMSSRRDTDSDTQDANDSSCKSSEKSLPDCTPHPNSISIDAGPRQAPKIAQIKRNLSYGDNSDPALEASSLPPPDPWLETSSSSPAEPAQPGACRRDGYWFLKLLQAETERLEGWCCQMDKETKENNLSEEVLGKVLSAVGSAQLLMSQKFQQFRGLCEQNLNPDANPRPTAQDLAGFWDLLQLSIEDISMKFDELYHLKANSWQLVETPEKRKEEKKAPPPVPKKPAKSKPAVSRDKASDAGDRQRQEARKRLLAAKRAASVRQNSATESADSIEIYVPEAQTRL